One Pelosinus sp. IPA-1 genomic window carries:
- the secY gene encoding preprotein translocase subunit SecY — MLSALSNILKITELRQKVVFTLAMFLVFRAGTHIPVPGVDVSVIEQMFSSGNLFGLLDLFSGGALSKFSIFAMSITPYINASIIMQLITVVVPTFEQWSKEGEEGRKKLTQITRYGTVLLGFIQAIGMAIGLKAAIINPGIASTILIALTLTAGTTFLMWLGEQITEKGIGNGISLIIFAGIVSRLPDGLYMLYQYLAAGTINLFNVLLFVIIAVAMIVLVIAITQGQRRIPVQYAKRVVGRKTYGGHSTHIPLKVNQAGVIPIIFASSVLMFPVTIAQFVDIPWVKTVAGWFAWGTPLQTTLYALLIIFFTYFYTAVTLNISDMAENMKKYGGFIPGLRPGKPTADYLDRVMTRITLAGSVFLAGIAILPNFIAAVTNIPGLNFGGTALLIVVGVALDTMKQIEAIVLMRHYQGFMK; from the coding sequence GTGCTTTCTGCTCTGTCCAATATACTAAAGATCACTGAGCTTAGACAAAAGGTAGTTTTTACCCTAGCCATGTTTTTAGTATTCAGAGCTGGAACGCATATTCCAGTTCCTGGAGTAGATGTTTCTGTTATTGAACAAATGTTTTCTAGTGGTAACCTGTTTGGTTTACTAGATTTGTTTTCTGGTGGAGCATTGAGTAAGTTTTCTATCTTTGCAATGAGTATTACACCCTATATTAATGCTTCTATTATTATGCAGCTGATAACTGTTGTTGTTCCAACCTTTGAACAATGGTCTAAAGAGGGCGAGGAAGGTCGTAAAAAGTTAACACAAATTACTCGTTACGGCACCGTTCTTCTAGGATTTATTCAGGCAATTGGTATGGCAATTGGACTGAAAGCCGCAATTATTAATCCAGGCATTGCTTCTACGATATTGATTGCATTGACACTTACAGCAGGAACTACTTTCCTAATGTGGCTTGGAGAGCAAATTACTGAAAAAGGTATTGGTAATGGCATTTCGCTAATTATCTTTGCCGGGATTGTATCAAGATTACCTGATGGTTTGTATATGTTATATCAATATCTTGCCGCAGGTACCATTAATCTCTTCAATGTATTGTTATTCGTAATTATTGCTGTGGCCATGATTGTTTTGGTAATTGCCATTACACAAGGTCAACGAAGAATTCCGGTACAATATGCTAAACGAGTAGTTGGTCGTAAAACCTATGGTGGTCACTCTACTCACATTCCGCTGAAAGTAAATCAGGCGGGAGTTATACCAATAATCTTTGCGTCATCCGTGCTGATGTTTCCAGTAACTATTGCCCAGTTTGTTGATATTCCCTGGGTAAAAACCGTGGCAGGCTGGTTTGCGTGGGGTACGCCGCTACAAACAACATTGTATGCGCTACTCATTATTTTCTTCACGTATTTCTATACTGCGGTTACTTTGAACATATCGGATATGGCAGAGAACATGAAAAAATACGGTGGTTTTATTCCAGGACTGCGCCCGGGTAAACCGACTGCTGATTATTTGGATCGAGTCATGACCAGAATCACCCTTGCAGGTTCAGTGTTTCTTGCAGGTATTGCCATACTGCCCAACTTTATTGCAGCTGTGACAAATATTCCAGGGTTAAATTTTGGCGGTACCGCCCTTTTAATTGTGGTAGGCGTGGCACTTGACACAATGAAGCAAATAGAGGCCATTGTTCTAATGCGTCACTATCAAGGCTTTATGAAGTAG
- a CDS encoding adenylate kinase has translation MYILLMGPPGAGKGTQAAELVAEFQVPHISTGDMFRAAVKEGTELGKQAKACMDAGQLVPDSITIGIVKERLAKPDCHKGFILDGFPRTIEQANALDGTLVELGIKLDRVVNITVPTEDLISRMTGRRICKGCGATFHVLFNPSTVDGKCDKCDGELYQRADDTEETVTKRLSVYNGQTKPLIEYYQDKGLYSEIDGRQAIDKVFSDIVRSLRGE, from the coding sequence ATGTATATCCTGTTAATGGGACCGCCTGGGGCTGGTAAAGGTACACAGGCGGCTGAATTAGTTGCAGAGTTTCAAGTCCCCCACATATCAACAGGCGATATGTTTCGTGCTGCTGTAAAGGAAGGAACTGAACTTGGCAAACAAGCGAAAGCTTGTATGGATGCTGGGCAACTAGTACCTGATAGTATCACTATTGGGATAGTAAAAGAAAGACTGGCTAAACCCGATTGTCATAAAGGTTTTATTCTAGATGGGTTCCCGCGTACAATTGAACAAGCGAACGCTTTAGATGGTACACTGGTTGAACTCGGAATAAAACTAGATCGTGTAGTAAACATCACTGTTCCTACGGAAGATTTAATTAGTCGCATGACAGGGCGTCGTATCTGCAAAGGTTGTGGCGCTACCTTCCATGTATTATTTAATCCTTCTACAGTTGACGGTAAATGTGATAAATGCGATGGTGAATTATATCAACGTGCTGATGATACGGAAGAAACGGTTACAAAGCGTTTATCCGTATATAACGGTCAGACGAAGCCATTAATTGAATACTATCAAGACAAAGGTCTTTATAGCGAAATTGATGGACGTCAAGCGATCGATAAGGTATTTTCTGATATAGTTCGCAGCTTGAGGGGCGAGTAG
- the map gene encoding type I methionyl aminopeptidase, translated as MIILKSEREINYLRDAGKIVAETLAEVKKAVKPGVTTLDLDQIAEKYIKSRDAIPAFKGYHGFAGNICSSINEEVVHGIPGLRKLKTGDNVSIDIGAVINGYNGDAAITVPVGEVDAEVQKLLDVTEESLYKGIEQAVIGNRLSDISHAVQVHAEQHGFGVVRDYVGHGIGRSMHEDPQVPNYGAPGRGPRLKAGMTLAIEPMVNLGTYEVKTLDDGWTVVTLDGKRSAHFEHSIAITDGKPEILTKL; from the coding sequence ATGATCATCCTTAAATCAGAGCGGGAAATCAATTACTTGCGTGATGCAGGTAAGATAGTGGCTGAAACACTAGCTGAAGTTAAAAAAGCTGTTAAGCCCGGAGTTACTACGCTAGATCTGGATCAGATCGCCGAAAAATATATTAAAAGCCGTGATGCTATCCCTGCTTTTAAGGGATACCATGGTTTTGCAGGAAACATTTGTTCTTCAATAAATGAAGAAGTAGTACATGGCATTCCAGGATTAAGAAAGTTAAAAACTGGAGATAATGTTAGTATTGATATTGGAGCGGTAATAAATGGATACAATGGTGATGCCGCGATTACAGTGCCTGTTGGTGAAGTAGATGCTGAAGTGCAAAAGCTTTTGGATGTTACAGAAGAGTCTTTGTATAAGGGTATTGAACAAGCCGTCATAGGCAATCGTCTAAGCGACATTTCCCATGCCGTTCAGGTTCACGCAGAACAACATGGATTTGGTGTAGTGCGTGATTATGTTGGGCATGGCATTGGACGGAGTATGCATGAAGATCCTCAAGTGCCAAATTATGGCGCTCCTGGCCGTGGTCCACGATTAAAGGCTGGTATGACCTTGGCCATAGAGCCGATGGTCAATCTGGGCACATATGAAGTAAAGACACTTGACGACGGTTGGACGGTTGTAACTCTTGACGGCAAGCGCTCAGCGCATTTTGAACATTCAATTGCTATCACGGATGGTAAGCCGGAGATTCTAACTAAGTTATAG
- a CDS encoding KOW domain-containing RNA-binding protein, giving the protein MSVVNISMGQLVTSVAGRDQMQVYLVVGIKNNKILSLVNGRERKIANPKQKNIRHVNVLKSIAKGLAEKLQSGMKITDEEIRQAIQVLYKPDNL; this is encoded by the coding sequence GTGTCAGTCGTGAATATATCAATGGGGCAACTTGTTACTAGTGTTGCCGGACGTGACCAAATGCAAGTTTATCTTGTAGTTGGGATTAAAAATAATAAAATTCTCTCACTGGTTAACGGTAGAGAACGAAAAATAGCTAATCCCAAACAAAAAAACATCCGGCATGTTAATGTTCTTAAATCGATTGCCAAAGGTCTGGCGGAAAAACTTCAATCTGGAATGAAAATTACAGACGAAGAAATCCGCCAAGCCATTCAGGTTTTATACAAGCCAGATAATCTGTGA
- the infA gene encoding translation initiation factor IF-1, whose product MSKQDVIEVEGTVVEALPNAMFQVKLENEHVVLAHVSGKIRMNFIRILPGDRVTVELTPYDLKRGRITYRFK is encoded by the coding sequence GTGTCCAAGCAAGATGTAATTGAGGTTGAAGGTACGGTTGTCGAAGCCTTGCCTAATGCTATGTTCCAGGTCAAACTGGAAAATGAGCATGTCGTATTGGCGCATGTATCAGGTAAGATCCGCATGAACTTTATCCGGATTTTACCTGGGGATAGAGTAACTGTAGAGCTTACGCCTTATGACTTAAAGCGTGGCCGTATTACCTACCGTTTCAAATAG
- the rpmJ gene encoding 50S ribosomal protein L36: protein MKVRPSVKPICEKCKVIKRNGHVMVICENPKHKQKQG from the coding sequence ATGAAAGTGAGACCGTCGGTCAAACCCATTTGTGAAAAATGCAAGGTAATTAAACGTAATGGACATGTAATGGTGATTTGTGAAAATCCTAAACATAAACAAAAGCAAGGATAG
- the rpsM gene encoding 30S ribosomal protein S13, whose product MARIAGIDLPRDKRIEISLTYIYGIGLKTSKDILALTGINPDTRTRDLTEEEVVKLRDAIDKNLRVEGDLRREQSLNIKRLIEIGCYRGKRHRMGLPVRGQRTKTNARTRKGPKRTVGAKKKKA is encoded by the coding sequence ATGGCACGTATTGCCGGAATAGATTTACCACGTGATAAAAGAATCGAAATATCTTTAACATATATTTATGGTATCGGTCTTAAAACTTCAAAGGATATCTTGGCACTTACTGGGATTAATCCTGACACACGTACTCGTGACTTAACCGAAGAAGAGGTTGTCAAATTACGTGATGCTATTGATAAAAACCTTAGAGTTGAAGGCGACTTGCGTCGTGAGCAGTCACTTAACATTAAGCGTCTGATTGAAATCGGCTGCTATCGTGGTAAACGTCATCGTATGGGTCTTCCTGTACGTGGTCAACGTACTAAGACGAATGCCCGTACTCGCAAAGGTCCAAAACGGACTGTTGGAGCGAAAAAGAAAAAAGCGTAG
- the rpsK gene encoding 30S ribosomal protein S11, which yields MVAKKAIRPKRKERKNIEHGQAHIRSTFNNTIVTISDTKGNVLSWASAGGLGFRGSRKSTPFAAQMAAETAAKAAMEHGLKQVEVFVKGPGSGREAAIRSLQASGLEVSSIKDCTPVPHNGCRPPKRRRV from the coding sequence TTGGTTGCTAAGAAAGCTATTAGACCAAAAAGAAAAGAACGTAAAAATATTGAGCATGGTCAAGCACATATTCGTTCTACTTTCAATAATACAATTGTGACTATTTCCGATACAAAGGGTAATGTTTTGTCTTGGGCTAGTGCGGGTGGACTTGGATTTAGAGGTTCACGTAAAAGCACTCCATTTGCTGCACAAATGGCAGCAGAAACAGCTGCTAAAGCTGCAATGGAACATGGACTTAAACAAGTTGAAGTTTTTGTAAAAGGACCTGGCTCAGGTCGGGAAGCAGCCATTAGATCACTACAGGCATCTGGTTTAGAAGTAAGTTCTATTAAAGATTGTACGCCTGTACCTCATAATGGATGTCGTCCACCTAAGCGTAGAAGAGTATAA
- the rpsD gene encoding 30S ribosomal protein S4, whose amino-acid sequence MARYTGPVCRQCRREGTKLYLKGERCYTDKCSIAKRAYAPGQHGQGQTRKKVSEYGIQLREKQKARRVYGILETQFRSYFDKADRQKGITGENLLVLLERRLDNVVYRLGFAASRTQARQLVRHRHFTVNGKRVDIPSYLIKPGDVIAVRESSKESPLIKEITESLAHKTVAPWLERPTQDVMNGTVLRYPTREEIDTPIQEHLIVELYSR is encoded by the coding sequence ATGGCTAGATATACAGGACCTGTTTGTAGACAATGCCGTCGTGAAGGCACAAAATTATATCTAAAAGGCGAAAGATGCTATACGGACAAATGTTCAATAGCTAAACGTGCGTATGCACCTGGTCAACATGGCCAAGGCCAAACACGTAAAAAAGTTTCAGAATATGGAATTCAATTGAGAGAAAAACAAAAAGCACGTCGTGTTTATGGTATTTTGGAAACTCAATTCCGTTCTTATTTTGACAAAGCTGATCGTCAAAAAGGTATTACTGGTGAAAACTTACTAGTATTACTTGAAAGAAGATTGGATAATGTGGTATATCGTCTTGGTTTCGCAGCAAGCCGTACGCAAGCTAGACAATTGGTTCGCCACAGACATTTCACTGTTAATGGAAAGAGAGTAGATATTCCATCTTATTTAATTAAACCAGGTGATGTAATTGCAGTACGCGAAAGCAGCAAAGAATCACCATTAATTAAAGAAATTACAGAATCTCTTGCTCACAAAACAGTGGCGCCTTGGTTGGAAAGACCAACTCAAGATGTAATGAATGGAACAGTATTGCGTTACCCCACTCGTGAGGAAATTGATACTCCAATTCAAGAGCATCTGATTGTCGAATTGTACTCTAGATAA
- a CDS encoding DNA-directed RNA polymerase subunit alpha, protein MIEIEKPKIEIVELSEDSRYGKFVCEPLERGYGTTLGNSLRRILLSSLQGAAITAVKIEGVLHEFSTIPGVREDVTDIILNLKTLRLKMYSDEPKTLRIECLTEGEVTAGDIIADPDIEVLNPELHLATVDASGSLKMEITVERGRGYVPGDKNKKPDHVIGIIPIDSIFSPIQRVNYQITDTRVGNVTDYDKLTLEVWTDGSIRPEEAVSKSASIMVAHLKLFQNLAGIIPEEDSMDGTFTEVVEEGNSKIMDMTIEDLDLSVRSYNCLKRAGINSVADLVQKSEDDMMKVRNLGRKSMEEVKKKLIELGLGLSEEEE, encoded by the coding sequence ATGATCGAAATCGAAAAACCGAAGATTGAAATAGTAGAGCTTAGTGAAGACAGCCGTTATGGCAAGTTCGTCTGCGAGCCACTTGAACGTGGTTATGGTACAACACTTGGCAACAGTTTGCGTCGTATATTGCTGTCCTCCCTGCAGGGGGCCGCAATTACAGCCGTCAAAATTGAGGGTGTTCTTCATGAGTTTTCTACTATCCCTGGTGTTCGGGAAGACGTTACCGACATTATCCTGAATTTGAAAACATTGCGCTTAAAAATGTACAGCGACGAACCAAAGACATTGAGGATTGAATGTTTAACTGAAGGGGAAGTTACAGCAGGTGATATTATTGCTGACCCAGATATTGAAGTTCTAAATCCAGAATTGCATTTGGCAACCGTTGATGCAAGCGGTTCTCTTAAAATGGAAATAACCGTAGAACGTGGTCGTGGCTATGTTCCTGGCGACAAGAACAAAAAACCAGATCATGTGATTGGTATTATTCCTATTGACTCCATATTTTCACCTATTCAGAGAGTTAATTATCAGATCACAGATACTCGTGTCGGGAACGTCACTGATTATGATAAATTAACGCTGGAAGTATGGACCGACGGAAGTATTCGTCCGGAAGAGGCTGTTAGCAAATCTGCTAGTATTATGGTAGCTCATTTGAAGCTATTTCAAAACTTAGCAGGTATTATTCCTGAGGAAGATAGTATGGATGGCACTTTTACCGAAGTGGTAGAAGAGGGCAATTCCAAAATTATGGATATGACCATTGAAGATTTGGATCTATCTGTACGTTCTTACAACTGCTTAAAGCGGGCAGGAATTAATTCTGTAGCAGATTTAGTGCAAAAATCCGAAGATGACATGATGAAGGTTCGTAACCTTGGTCGTAAATCGATGGAAGAAGTAAAGAAAAAATTAATCGAGCTAGGTCTTGGACTTAGCGAAGAGGAAGAATAA
- the rplQ gene encoding 50S ribosomal protein L17, with translation MGYRKLGRDSSARKALFRSILTSFFANERIETTEAKAKEINGLAEKMITLAKRGDLHARRQVLSSLMDEEVVTKLFDIIAPKYATRQGGYTRIMKLGPRRGDAAPMVILELV, from the coding sequence ATGGGCTATAGAAAGTTAGGACGAGACTCTAGCGCACGTAAAGCGTTGTTTCGCAGCATCTTGACTTCCTTCTTTGCAAACGAGCGTATTGAAACAACAGAAGCAAAAGCAAAAGAAATCAACGGTCTTGCTGAAAAGATGATTACTTTGGCTAAGCGCGGTGACTTACATGCTCGCCGTCAAGTGTTATCAAGCCTCATGGATGAAGAAGTAGTTACAAAATTGTTTGACATAATTGCCCCTAAATATGCTACGCGTCAAGGCGGTTATACCCGTATTATGAAATTGGGACCGCGTCGTGGAGATGCAGCACCAATGGTAATATTGGAACTGGTCTAA
- a CDS encoding energy-coupling factor transporter ATPase: MGEFITVKDMCHTYASHEGEQVQALDHINVSIAKGEFVAIIGTNGSGKSTLAKHFNALLVPTEGQCIVNGLTTIDPDHVWKIRQAVGMVFQNPDNQIVATIVEEDVAFGPENLGVEPAEIRIRVAEALRDVGMEEYRNHSPHLLSGGQKQRVAIAGVLAMRSNCLVLDEPTAMLDPQGRREVLSTVLRLHREQKITIVYITHFMEEAVAADRVIVMGQGKVVMEGTPKDVFSQVTLLKELGLDVPVAAELSYHLRQRGIRIPETVITDEALVVAVCP; the protein is encoded by the coding sequence ATGGGAGAGTTTATAACAGTGAAAGATATGTGCCATACCTATGCTAGCCATGAAGGTGAACAAGTACAGGCACTTGATCATATAAACGTATCAATTGCTAAGGGCGAATTTGTCGCCATTATTGGCACAAATGGTTCAGGTAAATCGACTTTAGCGAAACATTTCAATGCACTTTTAGTTCCTACAGAGGGACAATGTATAGTAAATGGGCTAACTACTATCGACCCTGACCATGTTTGGAAAATTAGACAGGCAGTTGGTATGGTGTTTCAAAATCCGGATAATCAAATTGTAGCTACGATAGTAGAAGAAGATGTTGCATTTGGTCCCGAAAACTTAGGGGTAGAACCAGCTGAAATTCGTATTCGAGTAGCTGAAGCCTTAAGAGACGTAGGTATGGAAGAGTATCGTAATCATAGTCCTCATTTGTTATCTGGAGGTCAAAAACAACGTGTGGCGATTGCTGGTGTGCTTGCCATGCGTTCTAACTGTTTGGTATTAGATGAACCAACAGCTATGCTAGACCCTCAGGGGAGACGGGAAGTATTATCCACAGTATTAAGACTGCATCGTGAGCAGAAAATAACAATCGTATACATTACTCATTTCATGGAAGAAGCAGTAGCCGCTGACAGAGTCATTGTCATGGGACAGGGAAAAGTTGTTATGGAAGGTACTCCCAAAGACGTATTTAGTCAAGTAACTCTCTTAAAGGAATTAGGTCTAGATGTGCCTGTAGCAGCAGAACTCTCTTACCATCTAAGGCAACGTGGTATAAGGATTCCAGAGACAGTGATAACAGACGAGGCATTGGTGGTGGCTGTATGTCCATAA
- a CDS encoding energy-coupling factor transporter ATPase, whose amino-acid sequence MSIKLQDVTYVYMSKTPYEKTAIKKINLEIKRGEFVAIIGHTGSGKSTLVQHLNGLLKPTSGTVSIDGENIHSKGPAAGQAKRSVGMVFQYPEHQLFEETVYEDIAFGPRNLGIPEEEIDERVKKALSFVGLDFDKFAKRTPFQLSGGQMRRVAIAGVVALEPQYLILDEPSAGLDPRGRDEIFSQIINLSQATGITVVLVSHNMEDVARMASRLLVMKDGEISLDGSPKDIFSDCQAELQEAGVDVPPLTILMNKFRQHGLPVDATAITMDVAADSVYNAVRRG is encoded by the coding sequence ATGTCCATAAAATTACAAGATGTGACGTATGTGTATATGTCAAAAACTCCTTATGAAAAAACAGCAATTAAAAAAATAAATTTAGAAATAAAACGAGGCGAATTTGTAGCGATTATTGGTCATACTGGATCAGGCAAATCAACACTCGTACAGCATTTAAATGGTTTATTAAAACCTACATCAGGTACAGTTAGTATTGATGGGGAAAATATTCATAGTAAAGGACCAGCAGCAGGGCAAGCTAAACGCAGTGTAGGCATGGTATTTCAATACCCTGAGCACCAATTATTTGAAGAAACCGTATATGAAGACATTGCTTTTGGCCCGCGTAATCTTGGCATACCAGAAGAGGAAATCGATGAGCGGGTGAAAAAGGCCCTTTCCTTTGTCGGTCTTGATTTTGATAAGTTTGCTAAGCGTACCCCTTTTCAGTTAAGTGGCGGTCAAATGAGACGTGTAGCTATTGCTGGAGTTGTTGCTTTAGAACCACAATACCTAATATTAGATGAACCATCAGCAGGCCTTGATCCAAGGGGACGTGATGAGATTTTTAGTCAGATTATCAATCTATCCCAGGCTACAGGAATTACTGTTGTATTAGTTTCACACAATATGGAAGATGTGGCACGGATGGCGAGTCGTCTTTTGGTAATGAAGGATGGGGAAATTAGTTTAGATGGATCGCCTAAAGATATTTTCTCTGACTGCCAGGCAGAGTTGCAAGAAGCAGGTGTTGATGTACCTCCTCTTACCATACTTATGAATAAATTTAGGCAGCATGGTCTACCTGTTGATGCGACTGCAATAACAATGGATGTTGCAGCAGACAGTGTATATAATGCCGTGAGGAGGGGTTAA
- a CDS encoding energy-coupling factor transporter transmembrane component T — MLKDIMLGQYFPGASFIHLLDPRTKIISTLLFISSIFLADNYQAYSILAVFVGVIILSANIPLTMMLRSLKPLWMIIVLTLLIHIFTTPGNVLYTMGPLAVTHEGVRQGILMTMRLVFLIMVSSLLTFTTSPIALTDGIERLLKPFKKIGLPAHELAMMMTIALRFIPTLLEETDRIMKAQMARGADFSSGNIVRRARNMIPLLVPLFISAFRRADELATAMEARCYRGGDQRTRMKELQIEGRDWWAYGILCLVIGILVTIKTYR; from the coding sequence TTGTTGAAAGATATTATGTTAGGGCAATACTTTCCAGGAGCTTCTTTCATACACTTATTAGATCCTCGAACTAAAATTATTAGTACCTTATTATTTATTAGCAGTATTTTTTTGGCCGATAATTATCAGGCATATTCTATACTAGCTGTTTTTGTTGGGGTCATAATATTATCCGCAAACATACCTCTTACCATGATGCTGCGTTCATTAAAGCCATTATGGATGATTATTGTACTGACCTTACTTATTCATATTTTTACGACACCAGGAAATGTATTATATACCATGGGCCCCCTAGCGGTGACGCATGAAGGAGTACGGCAGGGGATTCTTATGACCATGCGGCTTGTTTTTTTAATTATGGTATCTTCTTTATTAACGTTTACGACATCTCCTATTGCTTTGACAGATGGCATTGAAAGATTGCTCAAACCTTTCAAGAAAATAGGACTTCCCGCACATGAATTAGCAATGATGATGACCATTGCTCTACGCTTTATTCCTACATTACTTGAAGAGACGGATCGCATTATGAAAGCCCAAATGGCCAGGGGGGCTGATTTTTCTTCGGGAAATATAGTGCGGCGTGCTCGCAATATGATACCCTTATTAGTGCCCTTATTTATCAGTGCTTTTCGGCGTGCCGATGAATTAGCGACAGCTATGGAAGCTCGATGTTATCGGGGGGGAGATCAACGGACTCGGATGAAAGAATTACAGATCGAAGGTAGAGACTGGTGGGCTTATGGAATACTATGTTTAGTCATCGGAATTCTAGTTACAATAAAAACATATAGATAA